From the Nostoc sp. PCC 7107 genome, the window CAGCAAAAGTTGCTGATGAAGTTTCTACGCCTGTAGTTGGTGGCGAACAGGAAATAGAAGCATCGGTGACGTTGCAAATTAGTTATTAATTGTCATTTGTCCTCTCTTACAAAGTTCTGAGAGGAGGAAGCCTCCGCTCAGACTTTGCGCTTAGTAATTTGTCCTTTGTACTGACAAATGACCAATTAAAAATTCTCTGGAGACATATCGTTCATACTGCCTTCGCTATCTTGCTTAGAACCTAATAAATCTAGCTGATCTACGAGAATAACTGGTGAAGAACGGCTGGCTCCTGTTTGGCGATCGTTCCAGGTGTCAAACTTTAAAGAACCTTTAACAGCAATTTGTTTCCCTTTTCGTACATAAGTACCAGCAATTTCGGCCGTCTTGCCCCATAATTCTAA encodes:
- a CDS encoding single-stranded DNA-binding protein, yielding MTINIVHLIGRVGGDPDMKYFDSGKVKCRLTLAVNRRTRNSDEPDWFNLELWGKTAEIAGTYVRKGKQIAVKGSLKFDTWNDRQTGASRSSPVILVDQLDLLGSKQDSEGSMNDMSPENF